TGTTATGTTTCCCAAGTATATGAGAAGAAGGAATTACTGCTCAAGATTTTACATGACATGCATGGGCTTTCTGATGAGATTTGCCAAATGACTACCGAAGATCTTGAATCAAAATTGCGTCAATGCTTGTTGAAAAACAAGTATCTCATAGTTATGGATGATGTGTGGGATGCTAGAGCTTGGAATGACTTGCAAAATTCATTCCCAGATGACAACATTGGAAGCAGGATTCTAATGACGAGTCGTCATTGTCACGTGGCCTTGGAAATTGAACCAAATGGTGATCCTCATTTACTTCGCTCACTTTTTGAGGATGAAAGTTGGATTTTGTTAGAAGGAAAGGTGTTCCAAGGAGAAGGTTGTCCCCAGGAATTGTTGCCAATCGGAAAGAAAATTGCTCAAAGGTGTGGTGGGCTACCTCTAGCAACTGTTACAATTTCAGGTCTTCTGCAAAGGACAGAAAAGAGCAAAGAATTTTGGGAAAACATTTTAGAAAGCTTGAGTTCCGAAATAATGAGTGATCCAGAAGCTCGGTGCAATGAAATCTTTGAACTGAGCTACAAGCACTTGCCAGGACATCTAAGAGCATGCTTTCTTTATTTGGGTGTTTTTCTGGAAGAAAGAGATATTCCTGTGAGTAAATTGATACGTTTCTGGCTTGCTGAAGGTTTCATTCCAAACACTGAATCAAGGAGATTGGAGGATATTGCCGAGGCATACTTGGTGGATCTAATTAACAGAAGCCTAGTAATAGTCTCCAAGAGAAGATCCAACGGGCAGGTCAAATCATGTCGCCTTCATGATCTTATACTTGTTTTCTGCAGATCGAAGGCCAAAAGTGAGAATTTCTTGCAGCTGTTAATGAAGTCTGATGAACCATATTCTTCTTTTCCTAGCTCAGATTATggttttgaatttgattttcacGATCATTTAGCTCCTGTAACATATAAGGCCTATAGATTGAGCATTTTTCTGAAGCGAAATCATTTTGTTGAATCAAGACCTTCTGGCCCGGGCACTCGGTCTTTGATATTCTTTGCCTCCACTGATGCAGAGCCCAGATGTCCCTATGACATCTCATTCATTTGTCACAACTTCAAATTTCTTCGGGTGTTGGATTTTGAAAGCATCAATATTGGTGTCTCCTTTCCTGTTGAAATTGGACTGCTGGTTCGGTTGAGATATTTAGCAGTGAGTGGGTACTTGCAGTATATCCCAAAATCAATAGCCAACCTCAGGAAACTAGAAACTTTGATTGTGAAGGGGTTGCGTGGTAAGGTTGTCCTACCAAAAACTATTTGGCAAATGACAAGTTTAAGGCATCTTCATTTGAACATTCATGTTGCATTCAAATTGGATGATGAAGAGCTTGGAGGCTGGTATCAGTTGGAAAATTTGGTCAGCTTTTCCCGTCCATCTCTTTCTTGTGGTGAAGATAGTGAACAAGTAATGAAGAGGTTTCCATATCTTCGCAAACTGAAATGCATTTTCTTCGAATCACGGAAGTCTTCcagtaattgcaatcaatttccaAGATTAAGTTCTCTAACTCATTTGGAGTCGCTCAATATTTTTTACTATGGGAGGCCTATTAATACCACTGAATTCATTCTCCCGTCCAATCTGAGGAAATTGACTCTTTCAAACTTTCACCTACCCTGGAATCGTATCTCGGCAATCGGGAAGCTACCAAAGCTGGAAGTTCTCAAGTTACTTTCTGGTGCCTTTGAGGGGCCGATATGGGACATGGGGGATGAAGAGTTCCAGGAACTTAAATTCTTGAAGTTAGACAGTTTGAACGTTGCCCAATGGAATGCTTCTTGTGATCACCTTCCCAAACTTGAACGCCTTGTCTTACAAAATTGCAAAGAACTTGAGAAAATTCCCCATGATTTTGCAGAAATATCTATGCTGGAAATGATTGAGGTGCACTGGTGCGGACAATCTGCAGAAAATTCGGCAAAAGGGATTGGGGATTCAACTGGGGAGATCAAAGTCCTAATCAGTAGTTCATATGTTAGATCGTGAACATATTATGGATTCCATCATTGCAATCTTCCACTCATTTGCAAGTACATGTCACTATTTTTCAGTAACTTATTCGTTTTTTCAATTCATTTCTGAGATGATATTTCTTCGTTGAGGAAATGTGACTAGCTGAAAAGTATTAAGAACTTCAGTTTACCAAAAGAATATGAATTGGAAAGTTTTGATCAATCTGGATGGTCATTGACTAACTTTTCTTTGACAGTTTTACGTCAGTGGCTTTTGTTGTTTCTTACTGATACTACGTCTTTAGTCagttaaattcatttttctagttGGTTTTCATCTTCTCCTTTGGTTTTATACACTCACTTCTCATCACTATGCTAAGTTCAACAATTAGAGCTGGGGGTCCGTTAACTTTTTGTTTCTGCTGCAAAGACCAAAAGTGCAGAATGATTGTGGGTTTTTTTATTTCTAGTTCTTTTCTGCTGGTGAATCTTGCAGGTTAACATTGTTAACGAATCATGAGGATCATAATTTTTTGCTTGCACATCTTTGACATGTAACCTAGATATGTGTGCTTGAGATAGATCTGGTCGGGACTTTGTAAAAATTTCATAGTCAATTATGTGAGAGCAAGTCTAGAACTTGTGGCTTGGAAGATACATGTTGGAAGAAATTGAACAGGTATTTTGAACCTGCAGGTTTTGTTATGGAGAACAGAGTTAACGTTGTTAGCTGAGAAAGCTGGTTGCATTGCTCCAGTAACAACGTGCAGCACCAGAATGACAATGGTAATTCTCGGACGGATataatcttttcaaaaaaagtGCACTTGCGAAGATTGAAACTTGAGAGTGTCTCCTACTACAGACTAGTCTGCTCTGTTGAATCACCAGTGCAACCAAGCGCTTCATGCGAATGACCCTGGAGGTAATCTTCATTATTCTTGCTTTTCACTGTCAGGATATAGCTGTCTTTCTATAGCAATGCTTCCCTGAAGTAAGCATATGTTGAGAAGGGGAGGCGAGCCTAAAGGGTCCTAAAAACAGGAAATGAAAACTACCAAATCGAATGAGAAGAATAAAACCAATAGAGCATGTTATCTTTGTGGAGATTCATGTCAAGTCATCAAGAGATCTTGAAGTTTATCTAGATACTTATGTGGTCCAGGAAGTTGAGGAAGATTTAGATGTAAGCAGAAGCGTGTTTATTCTTTTCATCAATACTTTTTAAGATATGCTTCTTCTGAATCTATTTACTAGGAATGTATGATTAACTGCAAAACCTTAAATATTCAACAGACAAGATTTGTAGAATGTGGCATATTTGTTGAATCTGGACATTTTTTTTATTCGTTTAAACTTTTTTCAGAGTTTTACATCATTGTTTGTTTGTTGGTTTCAttgtttcatataaattttcttaattttctcaGAACTATTGGGCATTCCTTGAGAAAGAGGGGACTGAGTTTAGGGATCTGTTGAAATGCACTGGAGGTACAAATAGGGGAGTCAGTTACAAAGTAATTTGGGACCTACAGGTACTTCTTCGCCTAACTCATGACACAGGTGTAGCTTTATTGTGACAATAAGTTACAAAACCAAGAAGCTTAGTTTTCAAAATTGCTGTGGGAATGAGAAGCATGAGTAACTTATTTAAGCAGCAGATGCAGGATtccatttctcttttcttctcagATGAAATTACGAGAAGTCTGAAATAAAATTGCGTATCTCATATCAAGTCTAGTGACACTATATTCAATTGGACCAACAATGTTGTTTTATTGGATGCATAGTTGTCTAGTGACACCATCGACAGTTGTGctattcttcttttattttggcaAGCATTATTGATTCTGTTGCTGTTGCTTTGTCTTCCTATAGATCCTGGAAATGACAGTTCCGATGTTACTTAATAGGAGCATCAAGAGTTTATTTTGAACCTGCAAAAGAAAAAGCATGATAGTTATTTGTCTTTCCTGTCCAGAATTTTGTGAAAAGCATGCAAGACAGAAGCTTATTAGAAAACATCCCTTCCTAGAATGTTCATTTTTTGCTCTACAAGAGTGGAGTAATCAAAATTAGAGCAGTAGTTGAAACTAATGAGGGGAAGAAGTTTATAGGAACTTGTAGAATTGACTAATAATGTTTCAGTGCATATGCAAATGCAATTGACTCTTAATGAGGGGGTGAGGGGGTGCCAAGGCAAGAATTTCAATCTGAATTCTGAGCTTTTCTTTGTGCTCTCAATTATCTTTAAATCTGGTTGCTACCTTTTTCTTATTTCGAAAGGGAAAACTGCCCAGTTACTATCTAAATGATGTACATTGTCCTCAAACCATACTCAAGAAGCAAGGTGACAACAATGAGATGTGCTGGAGAGCATAATTATTTTACCCATATTTAGAGGGATTCATCACATGCTATTTATTTtggggtaaaaaacaaaaaaactccCTGTGGTAaatctaatacacagaaaagcccctcgtggttttaaaatatacaacacgacaccCCGTattttgaattaaattgtaaaggtgacggaattcgttaaacttaacggaaatggacgaaatgaccaaaatgccttgatataattaagcaaaagacaactcaaaaaaattatttgttttattctctagatagagagaattgagggttaaggggtagaacaggtatatttgttaaaaattaggtataaaatttttttttagattccaataagtcatttccgttaagttttaacggattccgtcacctttacaatttagttcaaagtacgGGGTGTcgtgttatatattttgaaatcacggaaggcttttctgtgtattagattTACCACAGGggacttttttatattttaccttTATTTTGTAACAGAGCTTGTCTTTTAGAATCCTGGAGAGCATAACCTAGTTGCTGAGATTCTAAGATTTACCAAATTCACTTTTATGTCATTGTTGCCACAAGTCATCATACAAATGGTATGATATAGTTTGTCAAATAACTTGGTTAAAAACTGATCTTGGATTTCTTCTCCCTGTAATTCATAAAAATGCAGAGATGTGCTACTGGGACAGATCCAGTTATTCTTGATTTAAGAAGCATGGGAAAAGGTCAGGTTTGGGCAAATGGCCATAAAAAATACGCAGACATTGCATTCTTGCTGCTCCAAGAAATGGTTTCAGAAGAACCCCGTCTCTATGTGGGAAACCTGCTCAAGGCTTGTGTAATCTGCTCCTTTAGTAGCACTAATTTTGTGCAATCCTGACATAAAGAGTCAAAAACTTTTATGCTGTAACAAGTTTAACATTCTTTCTTAGTACAATGATGACAATCGTTCCAACTATAATGCCTACTTTGGATAGAAccatctaaaaaaaaaaaggaaatgaaaaacaTCCCTCTTAGGCAAGAACAGCATATAAATCTGATAAAGTTTGTAGCTGATGCTTTTTGTAactgaaatgcaaaagaaaaggaagcagaaattttattaattttcaaCCCTAGGCAACCAGTTTTTTGTTTACGAATGGCTTTGTAGTTTTTGGGATTTATGCTCTCTTACAGTAATTTAAATTAGCTTTGAAGTGCATGTACTTCATTTATCATACTGATCAACACGTACTAATGAAGGTAAATAACTATCTAAAGAAATATAATGCAGGACCTTCATATTCACAAAAGCACTCGTGGGCATGAAAGCGGGGGCAAGAATGGTTTTTCAGTTTTCAGTGACCAAGATTCGGCTAACGAAATTCAAAATGTATGATGCAAAACAACGCCTCGGATTTTGATACAAGTGAAGTGCACGTGTTGGTATCAACAGTAATGGAATACTCTATTAGATGTTTGCTACACAGTTGCATAACTTATTAAACCATATAGACTAAGGGCGGAAGCCCGGTGTCCACGTCGGACGTGGTCGTCCACCGCGTGGCGGCTTTGGATTGGTTTGATGGTGACGTTGGCGGAATGCATTGGTTGCCGAGTGTTCTCGTTGCGCCCCAGCCTTTCTCCTTGCATGGTCGTGCTCCTGTCTCTTTCGCAGGCACTGTTTTCCTCTGCTTTGCAGGCGGTTGGTTGACAGTCTCCTCTGTACCGGCTCCACCCACTTGAAGCTTTCCCTCCTTCTCCACTCTTCTTCCTGCACTCATTTTCCTTCTGCTC
The sequence above is drawn from the Coffea eugenioides isolate CCC68of unplaced genomic scaffold, Ceug_1.0 ScVebR1_908;HRSCAF=1667, whole genome shotgun sequence genome and encodes:
- the LOC113759087 gene encoding uncharacterized protein LOC113759087, coding for MRMTLENYWAFLEKEGTEFRDLLKCTGGTNRGVSYKVIWDLQRCATGTDPVILDLRSMGKGQVWANGHKKYADIAFLLLQEMVSEEPRLYVGNLLKACDLHIHKSTRGHESGGKNGFSVFSDQDSANEIQNV